One part of the Kryptolebias marmoratus isolate JLee-2015 linkage group LG13, ASM164957v2, whole genome shotgun sequence genome encodes these proteins:
- the acaca gene encoding acetyl-CoA carboxylase 1 isoform X8, with protein MAQQDRAAQKTPAAGALQSHFLVGSVSEENSEDEIQGKADAQPEEKDIRSVSPSSGSSDSTSDMGFDHIDGPIHNLRPSMSGLHLVKQGRDRRRIDLQRDFTVASPAEFVTRFGGNKVIEKVLIANNGIAAVKCMRSIRRWAYEMFRNERAIRFVVMVTPEDLKANAEYIKMADHYVPVPGGTNNNNYANVELILDIAKRIPVQAVWAGWGHASENPKLPELLQKHGIAFMGPPSQAMWALGDKIASSIVAQTAGIPTLPWSGAGLTVEWTANNQKKKIINVPQELYECGCIQDVEDGLKAAEKIGYPVMVKASEGGGGKGIRKVNCADDFPNLFRQVQAEVPGSPIFVMQLAKHARHLEVQILADQYGNAISLFGRDCSVQRRHQKIIEEAPATIATSDVFEDMEKCAVKLAKMVGYVSAGTVEYLYSQDGSFYFLELNPRLQVEHPCTEMVADVNLPAAQLQIAMGIPLYRIKDIRMLYGVQPWGDCPIDFESLTNAPCPRGHVIAARITSENPDEGFKPSSGTVQELNFRSNKNVWGYFSVAAAGGLHEFADSQFGHCFSWGENREEAISNMVVALKELSIRGDFRTTVEYLIKLLETESFQHNSIDTGWLDRLIAEKMQAERPDTMLGIVSGALHVADVSLRNSVSNFLHSLERGQVLPAHTLLNTVDVELIYEGTKYVLKVTRQSPNSYVVIMNSSLAEVDVHRLSDGGLLLSYDGSSYTTYMKEEVDRYRITIGNKTCVFEKENDPSLLRSPSAGKIIQYSVEDGGHVFSGQCYAEIEVMKMVMTLTAAESGCIHYVKRAGAALEPGCVIAKLQLDDPSRIQQADLYTGPLPSVQTVALRGEKLHRVFHNTLDHLVHIMHGYCLPEPFFSAKLKEWVERLMKTMRDPSLPLLELQDIMTSVSGRIPPAVEKAIKKEMAQYASNITSVLCQFPSQQIANILDSHAATLNKKSEREVFFMNTQSIVQLVQKYRSGIRGHMKAVVMDLLRQYLKVEIQFQNGHYDKCVFALREENKGDMVNVVNYIFSHAKVTKKNLLVTMLIDQLCGRDPTLTDELMTILTELTQLSKTTNAKVALRARQVLIASHLPSYELRHNQVESIFLSAIDMYGHQFCIENLQKLILSETSIFDVLPNFFYHSNQVVRMAALEVYVRRAYIAYELNSVQHRQLKDNTCVVEFQFMLPTSHPNRGNIPTLNRMSFSSNLNHYGMVHVASVSDVLLDTSFTPPCQRMGAMVSFRSFQEFTRNINDVLSCFSDSPPTSPMFPDGGNPVLYGEEDNKSVQDEPVHILNVAIKTDSDIDDDGLAKMFREFTQSKKSLLFEHGIRRLTFLVAQKDFRKQINCEVDQRFHREFPKFFTFRARDKFEEDRIYRHLEPALAFQLELNRMRNFALTAIPCANHKMHLYLGAARVEVGTEVTDYRFFVRAIIRHSDLVTKEASFEYLHNEAERLLLEAMDELEVAFNNTTVRTDCNHIFLNFVPTVIMDPSKIEESVRSMVMRYGSRLWKLRVLQAELKINIRLTPTGKQIPIRLFLTNESGYYLDISLYKEVTDSRTGQVGPKDRQIMFQAYGDKQGPLHGMLINTPYVTKDLLQSKRFQAQSLGTTYVYDFPEMFRQALKKLWHSCQAYAQLPKCPLPSELLTFTELVLDAQGQLVQMNRLPGGNEIGMVAWRMTLRTPEYPTGREIIVISNDITHKIGSFGPQEDMLFLRASEMARECGIPRIYIAANSGARIGLAEEIRHMFHVAWQDPVDPYKGFKYLYLTPQDYKKVSALNSVHCEHVEDEGESRYKITDIIGKEEGLGVENLRGSGMIAGESSLAYDEIITMNLVTCRAIGIGAYLVRLGQRTIQVDNSHIILTGAGALNKVLGREVYTSNNQLGGIQIMHNNGVTHNTVCDDFEGVFTLLLWLSYMPKCMSSPVPILYAKDPIDRPVEFVPTKAPYDPRWMLAGRPSQTPKGSWQSGFFDHGSFMEIMQPWAQSVVVGRARLGGIPTGVVAVETRSVELSIPADPANLDSEAKIIQQAGQVWFPDSAFKTAQAIKDLNREGLPLIVFANWRGFSGGMKDMYDQVIKFGAYIVDGLREYKQPVLVYIPPQAELRGGSWVVIDPTINPRHMEMYADKDSRGGVLEPEGTVEIKFRKKDLVKTMRRIDPIYMALAEKLGTPELSPTDRKELETKLKEREEFLLPIYHQVAVQFADLHDTPGRMQEKGVITDILEWQTSRQFFYWRLRRLLLEDTVKKKIKEANSELTDGQIQAMLRRWFVEAEGTVKAYLWDNNEEVVAWLERQLAEEEGARSVVDENIKYIRRDHLLKQIRSLVQANPEVAMDSIVHMTQHISPTQRAEVVRILSTMETSASS; from the exons ATGGCACAGCAGGACCGCGCTGCCCAGAAAACCCCCGCTGCCGGAGCCCTGCAGTCTCACTTCCTCGTGGGGTCCGTGTCGGAGGAGAACTCGGAGGATGAAATCCAAGGCAAGGCAGACGCGCAGCCGGAGGAGAAGGACATCCGCTCGGTGTCACCGTCTTCCGGTAGCTCTGACAGCACCAGCGACATGGGTTTCGATCACATTGACGGGCCTATCCACAATCTAAG gcCGAGCATGTCAGGGCTCCACTTGGTGAAACAAGGGAGAGATCGCAGGCGAATTGATCTCCAGAGGGACTTCACCGTTGCGTCACCTGCTGAATTTGTCACTCGCTTTGGTGGGAACAAGGTCATTGAAAAG gtTCTTATTGCCAACAATGGCATTGCTGCAGTGAAATGCATGCGCTCCATCCGCCGCTGGGCCTACGAGATGTTCCGCAATGAAAGGGCAATCCGCTTTGTTGTCATGGTGACCCCAGAAGACCTGAAGGCCAATGCAG aaTACATCAAAATGGCAGATCATTATGTGCCTGTGCCAGGAGGaactaacaacaacaattaTGCCAATGTTGAGCTCATTCTAGACATTGCAAAACGAATACCTGTTCAG gCGGTGTGGGCTGGATGGGGTCATGCCTCAGAGAATCCCAAACTCCCAGAGCTCCTTCAAAAGCATGGAATTGCTTTCATGG GTCCTCCAAGTCAGGCTATGTGGGCTCTTGGGGACAAAATTGCCTCCTCCATCGTAGCTCAGACGGCTGGTATTCCAACCTTACCGTGGAGCGGAGCAG GCTTGACAGTTGAATGGACGGCGAACaaccaaaagaagaaaatcatcAATGTTCCGCAGGAGCTGTATGAGTGTGGCTGTATCCAGGATGTGGAAGATGGCCTCAAA GCGGCAGAGAAAATCGGTTATCCTGTGATGGTGAAGGCCTCAGAAGGAGGTGGAGGCAAAGGAATCCGCAAAGTCAACTGTGCTGATGACTTTCCTAACCTTTTCAGACAG GTCCAGGCCGAAGTTCCAGGATCGCCCATTTTTGTCATGCAGCTAGCCAAACACGCCCGTCACCTGGAGGTGCAGATTTTAGCTGATCAGTATGGAAATGCCATTTCCCTGTTTGGCAGAGACTGTTCTGTGCAGCGGCGTCACCAGAAAATCATCGAGGAGGCTCCTGCTACTATAGCTACTTCTGATGTGTTTGAGGACATGGAAAAA tGTGCGGTGAAGCTGGCCAAGATGGTGGGCTACGTCAGCGCAGGCACAGTGGAGTACCTCTACAGCCAGGATGGCAGCTTCTACTTCCTCGAACTCAATCCCCGTCTGCAGGTGGAGCACCCCTGCACTGAAATGGTGGCTGATGTCAACTTGCCTGCTGCTCAACTGCAG ATTGCCATGGGTATTCCTCTTTATCGGATCAAAGACATCAGGATGCTTTATGGAGTCCAGCCCTGGGGAGACTGTCCCATCGACTTTGAGAGTCTGACGAATGCTCCCTGTCCCCGGGGTCACGTCATTGCTGCACGCATTACCAGTGAAAATCCTGACGAG GGTTTCAAGCCAAGCTCTGGAACAGTGCAAGAGCTGAACTTCCGCAGCAACAAGAACGTGTGGGGTTACTTCAGCGTTGCAGCAGCAGGGGGGCTGCACGAGTTCGCCGATTCCCAGTTTGGACACTGCTTCTCCTGGGGAGAGAATCGCGAAGAAGCCATCTC caacaTGGTGGTTGCTCTTAAAGAGCTCTCTATAAGAGGGGACTTTAGAACCACAGTGGAATACCTCATCAAGCTCCTGGAGACTGAAAGCTTTCAGCATAACAGCATCGACACAGGCTGGCTGGACCGGCTCATTGCTGAGAAGATGCAG GCGGAGCGTCCTGATACCATGCTTGGAATTGTGAGTGGCGCTCTGCATGTGGCAGATGTCAGTCTAAGGAACAGCGTGTCCAACTTTCTACATTCTCTGGAAag GGGCCAGGTGCTGCCAGCACACACACTACTCAACACCGTGGATGTGGAGCTGATATATGAAGGCACCAAGTACGTTCTGAAAGTGACCCGTCAGTCTCCCAACTCGTACGTGGTCATCATGAACAGCTCTTTAGCGGAGGTGGATGTGCATCGACTCAGTGATGGAGGCCTTTTATTGTCCTATGATGGAAGTAGCTACACTACCTACATGAAGGAAGAGGTGGATAG GTATCGCATCACAATTGGAAACAAGACCTGTGTTTTTGAAAAGGAGAACGACCCCTCGCTGCTGCGATCTCCTTCAGCAGGAAAAATCATTCAGTACTCAGTTGAGGATGGCGGACACGTGTTTTCTGGCCAGTGTTATGCTGAAATAGAG GTGATGAAGATGGTAATGACCCTCACCGCTGCTGAGTCCGGTTGTATCCACTATGTTAAAAGAGCCGGAGCAGCTCTGGAGCCTGGGTGTGTCATCGCCAAACTGCAACTGGACGACCCCAGCAGGATACAGCAG gCGGATCTGTACACAGGGCCACTGCCTTCTGTCCAGACTGTAGCTCTGAGAGGTGAGAAGCTGCACAGAGTCTTCCACAACACACTGGATCACCTCGTTCACATAATGCATGGTTACTGCCTTCCTGAACCTTTCTTCAGTGCTAAG CTGAAAGAATGGGTGGAAAGGCTCATGAAGACCATGCGCGATCCATCTCTGCCACTCCTGGAGCTGCAAGACATCATGACGAGCGTGTCAGGCCGCATCCCCCCTGCTGTGGAGAAAGCCATCAAGAAGGAGATGGCTCAGTATGCCAGCAACATAACGTCTGTGCTCTGCCAGTTCCCCAGCCAGCAG ATTGCAAACATCCTGGACAGCCATGCTGCTACTCTGAACAAGAAATCAGAGAGAGAAGTCTTCTTTATGAACACACAAAGCATCGTCCAGCTGGTGCAGAA GTATCGCAGCGGCATCAGAGGCCACATGAAGGCAGTTGTGATGGATTTGCTTCGACAGTATCTGAAAGTAGAAATCCAGTTTCAGAATG GACACTATGacaagtgtgtgtttgcacttcGTGAAGAAAACAAAGGGGACATGGTCAATGTGGTCAACTATATTTTCTCCCATGCTAAAGTCACAAAGAAGAACCTGCTGGTTACTATGCTGATT GATCAGCTCTGTGGCCGTGATCCCACGCTGACCGATGAACTTATGACCATTTTGACGGAACTCACACAACTCAGCAAGACAACCAATGCCAAGGTGGCTCTGCGTGCTCGGCAG GTCCTGATAGCTTCCCACCTTCCCTCCTATGAGCTACGTCACAACCAGGTGGAGTCCATCTTCCTCTCTGCCATCGACATGTACGGGCACCAGTTCTGCATTGAGAACTTGCAG aaACTGATCCTTTCGGAGACATCCATCTTTGATGTTCTGCCAAACTTCTTCTACCACAGTAATCAGGTGGTCAGGATGGCTGCCCTCGAG GTGTACGTTCGCAGAGCATATATTGCCTACGAGCTCAACAGTGTGCAGCATCGACAGCTCAAGGACAACACATGTGTAGTAGAGTTTCAGTTCATGCTTCCCACGTCACATCCCAACAG AGGGAACATCCCCACTCTCAACAG GATGTCATTCTCATCCAACCTGAATCACTACGGCATGGTGCATGTGGCCAGTGTCAGTGATGTCCTACTCGACACATCTTTTACACCGCCTTGTCAGCGGATGGGAGCCATGGTCTCCTTCCGCTCCTTCCAGGAGTTCACACG GAACATAAATGATGTGTTGAGCTGCTTCTCTGACTCTCCTCCTACAAGTCCAATGTTCCCTGATGGAGGCAACCCTGTCCTGTACGGTGAAGAGGACAATAAG aGTGTCCAGGATGAACCAGTCCACATCCTCAATGTGGCCATAAAGACTGACAGCGACATTGATGACGACGGTCTGGCAAAAATGTTTCGGGAGTTCACTCAGTCAAAG aaATCACTGCTGTTTGAACACGGCATCCGAAGGCTAACTTTTCTTGTCGCACAGAAG GATTTCAGGAAGCAAATCAACTGTGAGGTGGACCAAAGGTTTCAT AGGGAATTTCCCAAATTCTTCACATTTCGTGCCAGAGACAAG TTTGAGGAGGACAGGATCTATCGGCATTTGGAGCCGGCGTTGGCGTTCCAGTTGGAGCTCAACCGCATGCGTAATTTTGCCCTAACTGCCATTCCCTGTGCCAATCACAAGATGCACCTCTACCTGGGTGCAGCCCGGGTGGAGGTGGGCACAGAGGTTACAGACTACCGTTTCTTTGTCCGAGCCATTATCCGCCACTCAGATCTGGTCACAAAg GAAGCCTCTTTTGAATACCTTCATAATGAAGCAGAGCGTCTGCTGCTGGAAGCCATGGATGAACTGGAGGTGGCTTTCAACAACACGACTGTACGAACTGACTGCAACCATATTTTCCTCAACTTTGTCCCTACAGTCATCATGGACCCATCAAAG ATTGAGGAGTCTGTGCGCTCCATGGTGATGCGTTACGGCAGCCGTCTGTGGAAGCTTCGCGTCCTTCAGGCTGAGCTGAAAATCAACATCCGCCTGACTCCGACAGGGAAGCAAATCCCCATCCGCCTCTTCCTCACTAATGAATCGGGCTACTATCTGGATATCAGCCTGTACAAGGAAGTCACCGACTCCCGAACGGGACAGGTGGGGCCCAAAGACCGACAG ataaTGTTCCAAGCATATGGGGACAAACAAGGCCCCTTACATGGAATGCTCATCAATACTCCTTATGTCACCAAGGACCTGCTACAGTCTAAACGCTTCCAGGCACAATCTCTGGGCACCACCTACGTCTACGACTTTCCAGAAATGTTCAGACAg gcTTTGAAAAAGCTGTGGCACTCTTGTCAGGCATATGCCCAATTACCCAAATGTCCTCTTCCTTCTGAGCTGCTCACCTTCACTGAGTTGGTTCTGGATGCCCAGGGTCAGCTGGTGCAGATGAACAGACTTCCAGGGGGAAACGAG ATTGGTATGGTAGCATGGAGGATGACCCTGCGAACTCCCGAGTATCCTACAGGACGTGAGATCATAGTGATAAGTAACGATATCACTCACAAGATCGGGTCATTTGGACCTCAGGAGGACATGTTGTTCCTGCGAGCTTCAGAAATGGCACGAGAGTGCGGCATCCCTCGCATCTACATCGCAGCCAACAGCGGCGCCCGCATCGGCCTGGCGGAGGAAATCAGACATATGTTCCATGTGGCCTGGCAGGATCCAGTTGATCCTTACAAG GGTTTCAAATATCTCTACCTCACCCCTCAAGATTACAAAAAGGTCTCTGCTCTAAACTCTGTACATTGCGAACATGTAGAGGATGAGGGAGAATCCAg GTACAAGATTACTGACATTATTGGAAAAGAGGAAGGACTGGGTGTGGAGAATCTAAGAGGGTCTGGAATGATCGCGGGAGAATCTTCTCTGGCTTACGATGAGATAATCACCATGAATCTG GTCACATGTCGAGCCATAGGCATCGGAGCCTATCTTGTGAGGCTTGGGCAGAGAACTATTCAAGTGGACAACTCTCATATTATCCTTACAGGAGCTGGGGCCCTCAACAAG GTGCTTGGCCGAGAAGTTTACACATCAAACAATCAGCTCGGTGGCATTCAGATCATGCACAACAACGGGGTGACCCACAACACTGTTTGTGATGATTTTGAGGGAGTCTTTACTTTGTTGCTGTGGCTGTCCTACATGCCCAAG tgTATGTCTAGCCCAGTACCCATCCTCTATGCCAAGGACCCCATAGATCGGCCAGTAGAGTTTGTGCCAACCAAGGCTCCTTATGACCCTCGCTGGATGTTGGCAGGACGTCCCAGCCAGA ctccaaaggGCTCCTGGCAGAGCGGTTTCTTTGATCATGGCTCTTTCATGGAGATCATGCAGCCTTGGGCTCAGAGCGTGGTGGTAGGCAGAGCCAG ACTGGGTGGGATACCTACTGGTGTTGTTGCTGTGGAAACTAGGTCAGTGGAGCTGTCAATTCCAGCTGATCCGGCTAATTTAGACTCTGAGGCAAAG ATCATCCAGCAAGCAGGACAGGTGTGGTTCCCAGACTCTGCTTTCAAAACAGCCCAGGCCATTAAGGACCTGAACCGAGAGGGCTTACCTCTCATAGTGTTTGCCAACTGGAGGGGCTTTTCTGGAGGAATGAAAG ATATGTACGACCAAGTGATAAAGTTTGGGGCCTACATTGTGGACGGGCTAAGGGAGTACAAGCAGCCAGTCCTGGTTTACATCCCCCCTCAGGCTGAGCTTAGGGGAGGCTCCTGGGTGGTCATAGATCCCACCATCAACCCTCGTCACATGGAGATGTACGCCGACAAGGACAGCCG AGGAGGAGTGTTGGAACCTGAAGGAACTGTGGAGATCAAGTTTAGGAAGAAGGATTTGGTGAAAACCATGAGAAGAATAGATCCTATCTACATGGCTTTGGCTGAAAAACTGG GAACGCCAGAACTGAGCCCTACTGATCGAAAAGAGCTGGAGACCAAGCTTAAGGAGCGTGAGGAGTTCTTGTTGCCCATCTACCATCAAGTGGCTGTGCAGTTTGCGGACCTCCACGACACCCCGGGTCGCATGCAAGAAAAGGGTGTCATCACG gACATCCTCGAATGGCAGACATCACGCCAGTTCTTCTACTGGCGTCTGCGGCGtttgctgctggaggacacagTGAAGAAGAAGATCAAGGAGGCCAACAGCGAGCTGACAGATGGGCAGATCCAGGCCATGCTGCGCCGCTGGTTTGTGGAGGCCGAGGGGACCGTTAAG GCATATCTGTGGGACAACAATGAAGAGGTGGTCGCGTGGCTGGAGAGGCAACTCGCTGAAGAAGAGGGCGCTCGATCCGTTGTCGACGAAAACATCAAGTACATCCGCCGAGATCACCTCCTTAAGCAAATACGCAG cCTCGTCCAAGCCAATCCCGAAGTTGCTATGGATTCCATCGTTCACATGACCCAGCACATCTCGCCCACGCAAAGAGCCGAGGTGGTGCGCATCCTGTCCACTATGGAGACGTCAGCCTCCTCCTAA